In Synergistaceae bacterium, a single genomic region encodes these proteins:
- a CDS encoding ABC transporter substrate-binding protein — translation MRSCRSIGALLAAVLVLTMGAAALGAESEIRLGVVAPVTGQIAITGQYMRNGVELAVKEFAPDGVSVGGKKLPVRIIVEDNENKPETTANAFRKLIDQDEVCAIVGPDASTVSLAGTPIAQAAGIPVVTTFPTNPRVTQVGDYIFRACFIDPFQGYIMAKYTWETLGKKKAAILYNNGNDYSKGLTEFYTESFEKFGGKVVAVEAYGGGDIRDFNAQLNNIKGTDAEILFMPNSFHEAGLAMNQARKAGITIPFLGSDTWDTPDIVQIASGAEEGSIYDCAFSAESTVPEAAAFTKAYQDAYKQLPNSNAVLAYEATAIILKAIEKAGSLDGAAIRDAIRQTELKLPSGVIKFDENRNPTKGAVLLQFTGGVARYLTTVNP, via the coding sequence ATGAGGAGTTGCAGGTCGATTGGAGCGTTATTGGCAGCAGTGCTGGTGTTGACGATGGGGGCCGCCGCGCTGGGGGCGGAAAGTGAAATCCGCCTGGGCGTCGTCGCCCCGGTCACCGGACAGATCGCCATCACGGGGCAGTACATGCGCAACGGCGTCGAGCTGGCCGTCAAAGAGTTCGCCCCGGATGGAGTGAGCGTGGGCGGGAAAAAACTGCCGGTGCGCATCATCGTGGAGGACAACGAGAACAAGCCCGAAACCACGGCCAATGCTTTCCGCAAGCTGATCGATCAGGACGAGGTCTGCGCCATCGTGGGCCCCGACGCGTCCACGGTTTCCCTGGCGGGAACCCCCATCGCTCAGGCCGCCGGAATCCCCGTCGTGACCACGTTCCCCACGAACCCAAGGGTCACGCAGGTGGGAGACTACATTTTCCGCGCCTGTTTCATCGACCCCTTCCAGGGCTACATCATGGCCAAGTACACCTGGGAAACCCTGGGTAAAAAGAAGGCCGCCATCCTTTACAACAACGGCAACGACTACTCCAAGGGGCTGACCGAGTTCTACACCGAATCCTTTGAGAAATTCGGCGGCAAAGTCGTGGCGGTGGAGGCCTACGGCGGCGGCGACATCCGGGACTTCAACGCCCAGCTCAACAACATCAAGGGCACGGACGCCGAAATTCTTTTCATGCCCAACTCCTTCCACGAGGCGGGGCTCGCCATGAATCAGGCCCGCAAGGCCGGAATCACCATCCCCTTCCTCGGCAGCGACACCTGGGACACGCCCGACATCGTACAGATCGCCTCCGGAGCTGAAGAGGGCAGCATTTACGACTGCGCCTTTTCCGCCGAGTCCACCGTCCCCGAGGCCGCGGCCTTCACGAAAGCCTATCAGGACGCCTACAAACAGCTCCCGAACTCCAACGCGGTGCTGGCCTACGAGGCCACGGCCATCATCCTCAAAGCCATCGAAAAGGCCGGTTCTCTGGATGGAGCGGCCATTCGCGACGCCATTCGTCAGACGGAGCTGAAACTGCCCTCCGGCGTGATCAAGTTCGACGAAAACCGCAATCCCACCAAAGGCGCCGTTCTTCTGCAGTTCACCGGCGGAGTCGCCCGCTATCTGACAACCGTCAACCCCTGA
- a CDS encoding branched-chain amino acid ABC transporter permease: MENFIQLLIFGIQLGVIYALIALGYTMVYGIIKLINFVHGDIVMIGAFSAFFVAQFPGVGFMTAMLTAMLVGAVVSVIVELTAYRPMRNRPRLSVLITAIGVSIFLENLCRQLPVIGPNYRPFPSLIPFMNFPVYGKAVITSIQITNIVASVILLALLMCIVQYTKLGRAMRAVAFNRDAAALMGINVNRVISMTFFIGAALAGAGGVLYSLTYPMIDVLMGVWLGTKAFIAAVLGGIGSLPGALLGGLIMGIVEVFATAIYSELGYGSGFIILILILLFRPAGLCGKTTVEKV, from the coding sequence GTGGAAAATTTCATACAACTTTTGATCTTCGGAATTCAGCTTGGAGTCATCTACGCACTGATCGCCCTGGGATACACCATGGTCTACGGCATCATCAAGCTCATCAACTTCGTTCACGGTGACATCGTCATGATCGGCGCCTTTTCCGCCTTTTTCGTCGCGCAGTTTCCCGGGGTCGGCTTCATGACGGCCATGCTCACGGCCATGTTGGTGGGGGCCGTGGTGAGCGTCATCGTGGAGCTGACGGCCTACCGCCCCATGCGCAACAGGCCGCGGCTCTCGGTTCTGATCACGGCCATAGGCGTGTCCATCTTTCTGGAGAACCTCTGCCGGCAGCTTCCGGTTATTGGTCCGAATTACCGGCCTTTCCCCTCTCTGATTCCCTTCATGAACTTTCCGGTCTACGGAAAGGCGGTCATCACCAGCATACAGATCACCAACATCGTGGCTTCCGTGATTCTCCTGGCGCTTCTGATGTGTATCGTCCAGTACACGAAGCTGGGCCGGGCCATGCGGGCCGTGGCCTTCAACCGCGACGCCGCCGCGCTCATGGGAATCAACGTCAACAGGGTAATATCCATGACCTTCTTCATCGGCGCGGCTCTGGCCGGGGCGGGAGGAGTTCTTTACTCCCTCACCTACCCGATGATCGACGTTCTCATGGGGGTCTGGCTGGGAACAAAAGCTTTCATCGCCGCCGTCCTCGGGGGCATCGGCTCTCTTCCCGGCGCTCTTTTGGGCGGCCTGATCATGGGAATCGTCGAGGTTTTCGCCACAGCGATCTACTCGGAACTGGGGTACGGATCGGGATTCATCATTCTGATTCTGATTCTGCTCTTCAGGCCGGCGGGACTCTGCGGCAAAACCACGGTCGAAAAAGTGTAG